From Salmo salar chromosome ssa09, Ssal_v3.1, whole genome shotgun sequence:
TGCATTGTGACCTACATATCATCAGAGGCCATGCAGACCGTCATGTCTAGATGGGATCCAGCTTATGTCAAATTTAGgtcaatttttttcttttttttgttaacCCTAACTCTTtttctaaccttaacctaattctcctaacctgcttcgtcagttctcctaacctgctatgaaaagcTGTGTTCTTTCCAGCAATGACCCATGCAGGCACACTGCGTGTTCACTATCCTTCTCCTTCTGCAGACTTTCTCTGGAGCTCTCTACTCTGTGGACCAATGACAGTGTCTGAGgtggagttgggatatgcaacaaacacatttccacttcacacaaATATATGAAATGGATAAATATAAACACCCACCAAATCAATATTATTATTTATGATTCTTGAGCCTCTGTGTATAGAGTATAGACATActtaatgtacacacacacaggcacaaatctCTGAATCCAATACTTAAACAATTACAGAAGCGTTATGTTTTCATCTGTACTCTAAATTGAAGCATTAGGTAAAAACACAAAGCtttcatttaataaataaataaatctagTTTCCAAGAGCACAATTACAATTTCccactttatatgtgtgtgtgtgtgtgtgtgttttacaccaATTCCCATAGGAAAGTGGCAGTCTGTGTTTAACATCCATTTTCACTGTATGTGCTGGATATTATGCTTGTTTGTGTCGCTGCGGTAACGAGTCCCCTTGGCATTACCCAACCGGCATGTGTAACACAGGGGCTGGGCCATCAATtagttatgtactgttaaagGTACAGAGCTATGCCAAGCACCACAGCCTagaacctctgtctgtctgtctgtctgtctgtctgtctgtctgtctgtctgtctgtctgtctgtctgtctgtctgtctgtctgtctgtctgtctgtctgtctgtctgtctgtctgtctgtgtctcaattcaattcatttcaattcaattcaatttgctttattggcatgaggtaacaatgtacatattgcctaaccttactttggagatttacaatattaacataattaaTAATCAATCttgtcaatgggacaacagtaacaacaataatcaagggtcaaaataactatacattgaacaataacaataagcatagaggacatgtgcaggttggttggCCTGTCAGACACTGTGTGAGCTCAgcaccaggaccagctggatgaggggactcttttctttgctcagctcttggcattgcagggcttagtaatgatatgagagggggtcactgtattttttgcattgtttgtagtttttttctctctctctctctctctctctctctctctcaatcaccctctctttctccctccctactTGAGCCGTGCTGGATTGATTGCAGCCATAGCTCTGTTTACACTTTCCAATCCCTATTGATCTGAGAGGAATCAGTGAAGGAAACAGGACAGAGCAGTTTCTGGTTTTAGTTCCTAAGATACAGTATGTGCTTTGATAGAtataggctgtctgtctgtgcaggTTGAATTGTTAGATTTGTGTCCTGACTTTGAGGGTGGAATTGCCTCATGAAAGAATGTGAACTTGGGAGGTCTGAGTTGTACTGTAGTGTCAATGGTGACAGAGTCAATATTTGATCCCGCCGTCTAAATGTGTGTGGCGAGTCATTAAGTGCCTCTTCATTTGCGAAGTTGAAcaaccacacacagagaaaagGAGTTATACATTtcttgttatttttttaattgtactcaacctttatttatacaggaaGTCTTGTTGAGGTCAGAAGACCTCTTTTACGAAGGAGACCTGTAAACACTAAAACTTGACCCTATATTTTCTCAAACGCTCTGAAGTGTTTTCAGCTGTAATGTATTGAATTTGTGTGTCTAGAATGACACAAAGCAACCAGTGGATGTCAGTTAAATACCAAATAACAACCCCAAGACCAGTAATAATTTACCACTCTGTTTCAATCTCTCCATCCGCGTTCTTCCTATTTATTAGCAGTCATTTATCTTAATACACTACCATAGCCTTTATTTCCCTCTCCTCTTTGATCTCTTTTTTATTTGTTCCCTTGAGGCACGATGCCTTTATTTGTTAGAAAGTGATAAGAGTTCCTTAAATCTTTAAGTTGTACTTTCTCAGCATAGAGCCATATTACTTTGCCGTCTCTGTGATGATTAAAGTGCCTCTACTTGGAGGGCTTTGTGGGTTttaaagatacacacacacacacacacacacacacacacacacacacacacacacacacacacacagacacaaacaatcaaacacacacacacacacacacacacacacaccaaaacacacttGCATGGTGTAATCATTTTGAGATTTGTAAGTAGGAGAGATTAAAGAGCACTTAAACTGGTGTGTACAGTGGTCCAACCGCGTCGGCCAATCCACAGTGACTATGTAAATGCACTTGTCAAAAGCCTGATAAGTATGTCCCTGTTATGTGACAACATGATGTGTAAAGACTATTTCAGCTACTGGAGGTATTAGGCAAATATGAAGTGGATAACAAAAGTCTGTCTGATGGCTCTCTCTCTGCAAAGTTCCTCTCGTTGTATAAATCAACACATGACCGGGTGATAACCATGTTTATCAGTGGTAGTTTTAAATCCTGCAAACACAGCTGTCAGATATCCAGGTGTGTTTCAGTTGGTTCACTCCCCATACGTAAGAAATAGGTTTATTGTAAGGAAATATGGTAACAGAAATACAAACACAGTCACCAGCTTCACCATACAGAAACACCAAACTTGTTGTATTTTTACTGACTACCGAATACCACTAAACACTCCACTAAAATGTTCAATATTATTCCTCAGGTAGATGTGAAGTTACTGTCATTGAATTCATTCAAAAATATTTTGTTTTGAAGAACATGTTTTAATGATTTTCTTTCTTCTATGTGTTTATCCTGTGTTGCAGGAGGCAGGGACGAGCCTTCGAGCTACATCTGCACCACGTGTAAGCAGCCCTTTCCCAGTGCCTGGTTCCTCCTGCAGCACGCCCAGAACAGCCATGGCATCCGCATCTACCTGGAGTCCAACCCCTCCAGCTCGTCGCTCACCCCCCGCATCACCATCCCCGGGCCCCCCATGGGCCAGGACTCCATCCCCCAGTCCCCCCTCACCAACTTTCTGGGAGAGAACAACCCCTTCCACCTGTTGAGGATGACTGGGCCCCTGCTCCGAGAGCCCCCACCAGGCTTCATGGAGAACCGTGGAGGCCTCCCCAACACGCCGCCCTTCGTCAGCCCCTCACCCCGCCACCACCTGGACCCCCACCGGCTGGAACGCCTTAGTGCCGAGGAAATGGGGCTCATCTCCCAGCACCCCAGTGCCTTTGAGAGGGTGATGCGGCTGACGCCCATGGCCATCGAGGCCCAATCCATGGACTTCTCCAGGCGGCTCAGGGAGCTGGCGGGGAGCAATAATGTGGCCACACCTCCTCTTTCGCCCAGCCGGGCCAACTCTATGCACCGCCTGCTCAACCCCAACCCCTTCCAGCCAAGCCCCAAGTCACCCTTTCTCAGCACCCCGCCCCTGCCGGCCATGCCCCCCAACAGCACCACCCCGCCCCAGACACAGGCCAAGAGCAAGTCATGCGAGTTCTGCGggaagagcttcaagttccagaGCAACCTGGTGGTCCACCGACGGAGCCACACCGGGGAGAAGCCCTATAAGTGTCAGCTGTGTGACCATGCCTGCTCCCAGGCCAGCAAGCTGAAGAGACACATgaagacacacatgcacaaatcTGGCTCCATGACAGGGAGGTCTGATGATGGGCTTTCCACCACCAGCTCCCCCGAGCCGGGCACCAGCGAAGTGACCGGAGAAGGCAtgaagaacagagagggagacttCAGGGgtgagggtgaagaggaggaagaggaggaggatgaagaggagatgGAGAACGAGAGCAGGCCAGAGTCAAACTTCAGCATGGACAACATGGAGTTCTACCGTAACCGTGAAAACGGCTCCAAGCCACTGCCAGACGAGAAGAACTCTCTCTCCCTGGGTAAGATGGTGGAGAATGTGGGCCTGAGCACTATACAGCAGTACAATAACTTGATAGTCGACAATCGTAAAAATCGGATGCCCTTCTCTAAGAAGGGGTCCGACGGGCAGCGGGACACTGGGGATGAGGACTCTGtggtgggagagatggagagggatcaccatcaccaccagatGGAAAGGGATCACCAGAGGCCCACTGTCAACGGCAGGAACTGTGGCTCCGGCAACTCTTTCTCAACCCTTTTCCCCCACAAGCCCACACCCATCACCAGCCCTAGCCTGTCCAACTCCTCCAACAAGAGGATCAAGATCGAGAAGGATCTGGACATGCCCCCGGCACCAATCATCCCCTCTGAGAACGTCTACTCTCAGTGGTTGGTGGGTTACGCCGCCTCACGACACTTCATCAAAGACCCTTTCCTGGGCTTCACCGACTCCAGACAATCTCCCTTCGGCACATCCTCTGAGCACTCGTCTGAGAACGGCAGCCTGCGCTTCTCCACGCCTCCCGGGGACCTCCTGGATGGCGGCCTGTCGGGGCGCAGTGGTACAGCCAGCGGGGGTAGCACCCCTCACCTGGGGGGCATGGGATCCGGCCGGCCCGGCTCCAAGGAGAGCCGACGGAGCGACACCTGCGAGTACTGTGGCAAAGTGTTCAAGAACTGCAGCAACTTGACAGTGCACCGGCGCAGCCACACGGGAGAGAGGCCCTACAAGTGCGAGCTGTGCAACTACGCCTGCGCCCAGAGCTCCAAGCTCACACGCCACATGAAGACCCACGGGCAGATGGGTAA
This genomic window contains:
- the LOC106611254 gene encoding B-cell lymphoma/leukemia 11B isoform X2, which gives rise to MSRRKQGNPQHVSQRELIAPAEADHVDGGLSVSDSLTLPHPHPLLSHPALLDPSLSDSLAMGLVDHDLLTCGQCQMNFPLGDILLFIEHKKKQCQTVLQGHGCYDKMAADRSSPSPPHQQNQGRHGHCQLRKVVEPVEIGIQVTPEDERLMVTPTKGICPKQETVLAGGRDEPSSYICTTCKQPFPSAWFLLQHAQNSHGIRIYLESNPSSSSLTPRITIPGPPMGQDSIPQSPLTNFLGENNPFHLLRMTGPLLREPPPGFMENRGGLPNTPPFVSPSPRHHLDPHRLERLSAEEMGLISQHPSAFERVMRLTPMAIEAQSMDFSRRLRELAGSNNVATPPLSPSRANSMHRLLNPNPFQPSPKSPFLSTPPLPAMPPNSTTPPQTQAKSKSCEFCGKSFKFQSNLVVHRRSHTGEKPYKCQLCDHACSQASKLKRHMKTHMHKSGSMTGRSDDGLSTTSSPEPGTSEVTGEGMKNREGDFRGEGEEEEEEEDEEEMENESRPESNFSMDNMEFYRNRENGSKPLPDEKNSLSLGKMVENVGLSTIQQYNNLIVDNRKNRMPFSKKGSDGQRDTGDEDSVVGEMERDHHHHQMERDHQRPTVNGRNCGSGNSFSTLFPHKPTPITSPSLSNSSNKRIKIEKDLDMPPAPIIPSENVYSQWLVGYAASRHFIKDPFLGFTDSRQSPFGTSSEHSSENGSLRFSTPPGDLLDGGLSGRSGTASGGSTPHLGGMGSGRPGSKESRRSDTCEYCGKVFKNCSNLTVHRRSHTGERPYKCELCNYACAQSSKLTRHMKTHGQMGLPVMCS
- the LOC106611254 gene encoding B-cell lymphoma/leukemia 11B isoform X1, yielding MSRRKQGNPQHVSQRELIAPAEADHVDGGLSVSDSLTLPHPHPLLSHPALLDPSLSDSLAMGLVDHDLLTCGQCQMNFPLGDILLFIEHKKKQCQTVLQGHGCYDKMAADRSSPSPPHQQNQGRHGHCQLRKVVEPVEIGIQVTPEDERLMVTPTKGICPKQETVLAGGRDEPSSYICTTCKQPFPSAWFLLQHAQNSHGIRIYLESNPSSSSLTPRITIPGPPMGQDSIPQSPLTNFLGENNPFHLLRMTGPLLREPPPGFMENRGGLPNTPPFVSPSPRHHLDPHRLERLSAEEMGLISQHPSAFERVMRLTPMAIEAQSMDFSRRLRELAGSNNVATPPLSPSRANSMHRLLNPNPFQPSPKSPFLSTPPLPAMPPNSTTPPQTQAKSKSCEFCGKSFKFQSNLVVHRRSHTGEKPYKCQLCDHACSQASKLKRHMKTHMHKSGSMTGRSDDGLSTTSSPEPGTSEVTGEGMKNREGDFRGEGEEEEEEEDEEEMENESRPESNFSMDNMEFYRNRENGSKPLPDEKNSLSLGKMVENVGLSTIQQYNNLIVDNRKNRMPFSKKGSDGQRDTGDEDSVVGEMERDHHHHQMERDHQRPTVNGRNCGSGNSFSTLFPHKPTPITSPSLSNSSNKRIKIEKDLDMPPAPIIPSENVYSQWLVGYAASRHFIKDPFLGFTDSRQSPFGTSSEHSSENGSLRFSTPPGDLLDGGLSGRSGTASGGSTPHLGGMGSGRPGSKESRRSDTCEYCGKVFKNCSNLTVHRRSHTGERPYKCELCNYACAQSSKLTRHMKTHGQMVVGWLNRRAKLRSFIARESREILGAPCDV